The following proteins are co-located in the Parafannyhessea umbonata genome:
- a CDS encoding tRNA dihydrouridine synthase: MTEPMQPQTPAEVLDEFSPAAALGEKIFPFPCEGDLRSRLEAARYLMAPMAGVTDAAYRLMARRAGAGLAYTEMVSVAGIHYGGETGGQKTWDLVLPHDPEPDIAVQLFGSKPEQFREAASRVQERLRGRLALIDINMACPVPKVTRKGEGSALLDDPALAAEIVRACVEEADVPVTCKIRRSRQPGPEQAPDFARAMEQAGASALAVHGRTASQLYRGQADWDAVRHVVEAVDVPVIGSGDVLDAHAASAMRAATGVAAVMVARGSYGNPWIFSAARALDEGREPAHVGPAERLAAFECHVRLLAATGAHLARARSLAGWYFKGMPYAAEWRNRAMACVTLADYLALVQVLRERLSAAGQ; the protein is encoded by the coding sequence ATGACGGAGCCCATGCAGCCCCAGACCCCCGCGGAGGTGCTGGACGAGTTTTCCCCCGCGGCGGCACTGGGCGAGAAGATCTTCCCGTTTCCCTGCGAGGGCGACCTTCGATCAAGGCTCGAGGCGGCTCGCTACCTCATGGCACCGATGGCCGGCGTCACGGACGCGGCGTATCGCCTGATGGCGCGCCGCGCCGGCGCGGGACTCGCGTACACGGAGATGGTGTCCGTCGCCGGGATCCACTACGGCGGCGAGACCGGTGGCCAGAAGACGTGGGATCTCGTGCTGCCGCACGACCCAGAGCCCGACATCGCGGTGCAGCTGTTTGGCAGCAAGCCGGAGCAGTTCCGCGAGGCGGCGTCCCGCGTGCAGGAGCGCCTGCGGGGGAGGCTCGCCCTCATCGACATCAACATGGCCTGCCCCGTGCCGAAGGTCACGCGCAAGGGCGAGGGGTCGGCGCTTCTGGACGATCCGGCGCTCGCGGCGGAAATCGTGCGCGCGTGCGTGGAGGAGGCGGACGTCCCCGTGACGTGCAAGATCCGCCGCAGCCGCCAGCCGGGCCCCGAGCAGGCGCCGGACTTCGCTCGCGCGATGGAGCAGGCGGGCGCGTCCGCGCTCGCCGTGCACGGGCGCACGGCGAGCCAGCTGTACCGCGGCCAGGCGGACTGGGACGCCGTGCGCCACGTGGTCGAGGCGGTGGACGTGCCCGTCATCGGCTCGGGCGACGTGCTCGACGCGCATGCGGCCTCGGCCATGCGGGCCGCGACCGGCGTGGCCGCCGTCATGGTGGCACGCGGCTCCTACGGAAACCCGTGGATCTTCTCGGCGGCGCGTGCCCTGGACGAGGGACGCGAGCCCGCCCATGTTGGCCCCGCGGAGCGCCTTGCCGCGTTCGAGTGCCACGTGCGGCTGCTTGCGGCGACGGGAGCGCACCTGGCGCGGGCGCGGAGCCTGGCGGGATGGTACTTCAAGGGCATGCCGTACGCGGCGGAGTGGCGAAACCGCGCGATGGCGTGCGTGACGCTTGCGGACTACTTGGCGCTGGTTCAGGTGCTGCGCGAGCGGCTGTCCGCGGCGGGGCAGTAG
- a CDS encoding coproporphyrinogen-III oxidase family protein: MGVGALYVHVPFCRSKCAYCDFSSWATRAGDPLMGAYVASAARMVRQAESLGLLAGCRTGYLGGGTPTYLGADDLRSLVRAMAPHCPRELSVEANPDSLAPDVLDALVDAGATRVSVGVQSTSAAELEALGRVHGPAQALDTLSRAAAAGLDVSCDLMCATPLQTEDSWEKSLTDVLSCGVGHVSVYPLQIEDGTALGRRYADEDPAFNAEDVQAARMEAAERALGAAGLARYEVASYARPGKACAHNQAYWTGVPYLGIGTGASGMLGAGDYELLRTAAPRLPKAPEDAWRVRLTVTSGRRAFAEAAGMGELSYDLEFLTEPQAAAEDLMLGMRLSEGVGEDLLAHARDVLGAQAVDSAVAEARREGLAEARADGGLAPTRRGWLLGNELYGIMWGLAPGTVREVGISCAPAPHE, encoded by the coding sequence GTGGGCGTAGGCGCGCTGTACGTGCACGTGCCGTTCTGCCGCAGCAAGTGCGCGTACTGCGACTTCTCTTCGTGGGCCACGCGCGCGGGCGACCCGCTCATGGGCGCGTACGTGGCCTCCGCGGCGCGCATGGTGCGCCAGGCGGAGTCCCTGGGGCTCCTCGCGGGCTGCCGAACGGGCTATCTGGGCGGCGGCACGCCCACGTACCTGGGTGCGGACGACCTTCGCTCGCTCGTGCGGGCCATGGCGCCGCATTGCCCGCGCGAGCTTTCCGTGGAGGCGAACCCGGACTCGCTTGCGCCGGACGTGCTGGACGCGCTTGTTGACGCGGGCGCGACGCGCGTCTCCGTGGGCGTGCAGAGCACGAGCGCCGCGGAGCTTGAGGCGCTTGGTCGCGTGCACGGTCCCGCGCAGGCGCTCGACACGCTTTCGCGCGCGGCGGCGGCAGGGCTCGACGTGTCGTGCGACCTCATGTGCGCGACGCCGCTGCAGACGGAAGACTCGTGGGAGAAGAGCCTCACGGACGTGCTGTCCTGCGGAGTTGGCCACGTGAGCGTGTACCCGCTGCAGATAGAGGACGGAACGGCGCTCGGCCGGCGCTATGCGGACGAGGACCCGGCGTTCAACGCGGAGGACGTGCAGGCCGCGCGCATGGAGGCGGCGGAGCGTGCCCTTGGGGCGGCAGGCCTTGCGCGCTACGAGGTGGCGAGCTACGCGCGGCCCGGCAAGGCGTGCGCCCACAACCAGGCTTACTGGACGGGTGTGCCGTACCTGGGCATCGGCACGGGGGCGTCCGGCATGCTGGGCGCAGGCGACTACGAGCTCCTGCGCACCGCGGCGCCGCGCCTACCCAAGGCGCCGGAGGACGCGTGGCGCGTGCGCCTCACGGTCACGAGCGGTCGGCGCGCATTCGCGGAGGCCGCGGGCATGGGCGAGCTCTCGTACGACCTCGAGTTCCTGACGGAGCCGCAGGCTGCGGCCGAGGACCTGATGCTGGGGATGCGCCTTTCCGAGGGAGTGGGAGAAGACCTTCTCGCCCATGCGCGCGACGTGCTCGGCGCGCAGGCGGTGGATTCTGCCGTGGCCGAGGCGCGCCGAGAGGGGCTTGCGGAGGCGCGTGCGGACGGCGGGCTTGCGCCGACGCGCCGCGGCTGGCTTCTGGGAAACGAGCTCTATGGCATCATGTGGGGCCTCGCCCCCGGCACGGTGCGTGAGGTGGGGATTTCCTGCGCGCCGGCGCCGCATGAATAA
- a CDS encoding ComEC/Rec2 family competence protein, producing MSDHEWVPNRPCVPFSLYLLCACGAAAQVVLALRLHMGRPWAAVAACVAAMALAARGMGSASRATAAIARVVLAAGTCGICACLACAQVEVAEGTARALERSAVSSCELEVCADASLGTRGYRARAHVWRGGARLGDVWVRSEERYDMGTRIRAVGRFNRGIGEWRLMSERQGVCGTVNVVHALEVTPASGPRAWVNERRLVALAAMEPERSAARAILAGSVCGSKDAMARAGIDKVFAACGVAHLVAVSGGHIAIVGALVERLLGGTRLGPVPRTLVLLATTGLFVLFCGAPVSAVRSWLMCLVAFGSRLAGRRGHSLSAVCAVALGMVMVDPAVTGQVGFVLSVASVVGLCLLSPYFGYVLRQVVARPRLPARVPRPVRCAVDRGADFVRDALSACLVAQFATAAITCSMFSQLSLVAPLANLALALPFTVMVGAGMTVACLAGTPLAAVPLVPCDVAGTAVSWLLGWMSRLPYASVAVSCDMAVAGMITVGVTAAILVWWPTVRRGPVLAVTGSLAAVSLCLLLRWRFFSPARVCVLDVGQGDAILVQQGANAVLVDAGPDQAAAAELARLHVMHIDAVVVTHMHDDHFGGVGAVLGEVPCDAVFVARGVRGNIPEEFGEELERRGKEDVREVGLGDELEVGDFRLCVVWPEEPVDGSENADSIELALTYDDGSRTMSGLLTGDAEKDETAGALSAGRVGDVDFLKVGHHGSKVSVTPDEARELAPEVSVASAGAHNRYGHPSPECRCVLERAGSRFLCTMDVGTVTLEPGERGVRVFTERSP from the coding sequence GTGTCTGACCACGAGTGGGTTCCAAACAGGCCGTGCGTGCCCTTCTCGCTCTACCTGCTGTGCGCGTGCGGCGCGGCGGCGCAGGTCGTGCTTGCGCTTCGGCTGCACATGGGTCGCCCGTGGGCGGCGGTCGCGGCATGCGTGGCCGCAATGGCGCTGGCGGCACGCGGCATGGGGAGCGCCTCGCGCGCGACGGCGGCGATAGCGCGCGTCGTGCTCGCGGCCGGGACGTGCGGCATCTGCGCCTGCCTTGCCTGTGCGCAGGTGGAAGTGGCGGAAGGAACCGCCCGCGCGTTGGAGCGGAGTGCCGTCTCGTCGTGCGAGCTGGAGGTGTGCGCGGACGCGTCGCTCGGCACGAGGGGATACCGCGCCCGCGCCCACGTGTGGCGCGGCGGAGCACGACTGGGCGACGTGTGGGTGCGCAGCGAGGAGCGATACGACATGGGGACGCGAATCCGCGCGGTGGGGAGGTTCAACAGGGGGATCGGCGAGTGGAGGCTCATGTCGGAGCGGCAGGGCGTGTGCGGGACGGTTAACGTCGTGCACGCGCTGGAGGTGACGCCGGCATCCGGCCCTCGCGCCTGGGTGAACGAGAGGAGGCTGGTGGCGCTCGCGGCCATGGAGCCGGAGCGCTCCGCGGCGCGCGCGATACTGGCAGGCAGCGTGTGCGGCTCGAAGGACGCCATGGCGAGGGCAGGAATAGACAAGGTGTTCGCCGCATGCGGCGTCGCGCACCTCGTCGCGGTGTCCGGCGGCCACATCGCGATTGTGGGTGCGCTCGTGGAGCGGCTGCTGGGAGGGACCAGGCTCGGTCCCGTGCCGCGGACGCTCGTACTGCTGGCGACGACGGGGCTCTTCGTGCTGTTCTGCGGCGCGCCTGTCTCTGCGGTGCGCTCGTGGCTCATGTGCCTGGTCGCCTTTGGCTCGAGGCTCGCGGGACGGCGTGGGCACTCGCTCTCGGCCGTGTGCGCCGTCGCGCTGGGAATGGTGATGGTCGACCCCGCCGTCACGGGTCAGGTGGGCTTCGTGCTGTCCGTCGCCTCTGTCGTGGGGCTCTGCCTGCTCTCGCCTTACTTCGGCTACGTGCTGCGCCAGGTAGTGGCCCGCCCGCGACTTCCCGCACGGGTGCCGCGCCCCGTGAGGTGCGCCGTGGACCGTGGCGCGGACTTCGTGCGAGATGCGCTGTCTGCGTGCCTCGTGGCGCAGTTCGCGACGGCGGCGATAACGTGCTCCATGTTCTCGCAGCTCTCGCTTGTGGCACCGCTCGCAAACCTCGCTCTTGCGCTGCCGTTCACGGTCATGGTGGGCGCCGGCATGACGGTCGCGTGCCTTGCCGGGACTCCTCTTGCGGCCGTGCCGCTCGTGCCGTGCGACGTTGCGGGGACGGCGGTGTCTTGGTTGCTTGGCTGGATGAGCCGGTTGCCGTACGCGAGCGTCGCCGTGAGCTGCGACATGGCGGTCGCCGGAATGATTACGGTTGGCGTGACGGCTGCGATCCTCGTGTGGTGGCCGACGGTGAGGCGGGGTCCCGTGCTCGCGGTGACGGGCTCCCTTGCCGCCGTGTCGCTCTGCCTGCTGCTGAGGTGGAGGTTCTTCTCGCCCGCGCGCGTCTGCGTGCTGGACGTGGGCCAGGGGGACGCGATCCTCGTGCAGCAGGGAGCTAACGCCGTGCTCGTGGACGCCGGTCCTGACCAGGCTGCGGCCGCGGAGCTCGCCCGGCTGCACGTGATGCACATCGACGCCGTCGTGGTGACCCACATGCACGACGACCACTTTGGGGGCGTGGGTGCCGTGCTGGGCGAGGTGCCGTGCGACGCCGTGTTTGTGGCGAGGGGCGTTCGCGGCAACATTCCGGAGGAGTTCGGGGAGGAGCTCGAGAGGCGCGGGAAGGAGGACGTGCGCGAGGTGGGCCTGGGCGACGAGCTTGAGGTTGGCGACTTCAGGCTGTGCGTGGTATGGCCGGAGGAGCCGGTGGACGGAAGCGAGAACGCGGACTCCATCGAGCTTGCGCTGACGTACGACGACGGGTCCAGAACCATGTCGGGGCTGCTCACAGGCGATGCCGAAAAGGACGAGACCGCAGGCGCGCTCTCGGCGGGCAGGGTGGGAGACGTCGACTTCCTGAAGGTGGGGCACCACGGATCGAAGGTCTCCGTCACGCCGGACGAGGCGCGCGAGCTTGCCCCGGAGGTCTCCGTCGCGAGCGCCGGCGCCCACAACCGCTACGGCCACCCGTCACCAGAGTGCCGGTGCGTGCTGGAGCGGGCCGGCTCGCGCTTCCTGTGCACGATGGACGTTGGGACGGTGACGCTGGAGCCGGGCGAGAGGGGCGTGCGCGTCTTTACGGAAAGGTCCCCGTGA
- the lepA gene encoding translation elongation factor 4: MKKTDLSLIRNFSIVAHIDHGKSTISDRILELTHTVDERDLSSQMLDSMDIEQERGITIKSNAVRVMYAADDGNTYQFNLIDTPGHVDFTYEVSRSLAACEGAVLVVDATQGVEAQTVSNANLAMNANLDIVPCINKIDLPSAHPDEVKEEIEEDLAIPADDAVCVSGKTGEGIHDLLEAIVYLVSPPKGDANAPLKALILDSYFDEYRGVVATVRVFDGVMRKGDRLKMMALGDTFLCDGVGCKRPLETSLDELGVGEVGYVVTGLKDPALVKTGDTITYEDRPCAEPCPGYHEAKPMVFTGLFPIDNKQYENLRDALEKLKVNDPSLTWTPETSVALGFGFRVGFLGLLHMEVVKERLEREFGLDLIATSPSVNYHVYKTDGSMIEITSPQDLPDVTRIERIEEPYLKAKVIVPPDFMGAVMQLVIDHRGETRDMVYLSEKSVEMHFDIPLAELILDFFDQLKSRTKGYASLDYEMGEYRASDLVKLDILLAGEVVDALSFIVHRDKAYDMARALCDKLKEIIPRQQFEVPIQGAIGNKIISRSTVKAHRKDVLAKCYGGDISRKRKLLEKQKEGKKRMKSIGSVEVPQEAFLAVLKVDDE; encoded by the coding sequence ATGAAGAAGACAGACCTTTCACTCATTCGCAACTTCTCGATCGTTGCGCACATCGACCACGGCAAGTCGACCATCTCGGACAGGATACTCGAGCTCACCCACACGGTGGACGAGAGGGACCTGTCGTCCCAGATGCTCGACTCGATGGACATCGAGCAGGAGCGTGGCATCACCATCAAGAGCAACGCCGTCCGCGTGATGTACGCGGCCGACGACGGCAACACCTACCAGTTCAACCTGATAGACACGCCGGGGCACGTGGACTTCACGTACGAGGTCTCGCGCTCCCTCGCCGCGTGCGAGGGCGCCGTGCTCGTGGTGGACGCCACGCAGGGCGTCGAGGCCCAGACGGTCTCGAACGCGAACCTTGCCATGAACGCGAACCTGGACATCGTGCCGTGCATCAACAAGATCGACCTTCCCTCTGCCCACCCGGACGAGGTGAAGGAGGAGATAGAGGAGGACCTCGCCATCCCGGCCGATGACGCCGTCTGCGTGTCCGGCAAGACGGGCGAGGGCATCCACGACCTGCTTGAGGCCATCGTCTACCTGGTGTCTCCCCCCAAGGGCGACGCGAACGCGCCGCTGAAGGCCCTCATCCTGGACTCGTACTTCGACGAGTACCGCGGCGTCGTCGCGACGGTCCGCGTGTTCGACGGCGTCATGCGCAAGGGCGACCGCCTGAAGATGATGGCCCTGGGCGACACGTTCCTGTGCGACGGCGTCGGCTGCAAGCGACCCCTGGAGACCTCCCTCGACGAGCTCGGCGTGGGCGAGGTGGGATATGTCGTCACGGGCCTGAAGGACCCGGCGCTCGTGAAGACCGGCGACACCATCACGTACGAGGACAGGCCGTGCGCGGAGCCGTGCCCCGGCTACCACGAGGCGAAGCCCATGGTGTTCACGGGCCTGTTCCCGATCGACAACAAGCAGTACGAGAACCTGCGCGACGCGCTTGAGAAGCTGAAGGTGAACGACCCGTCGCTCACGTGGACGCCCGAGACGTCCGTCGCGCTTGGCTTTGGCTTCCGCGTGGGATTCCTCGGCCTTCTCCACATGGAGGTCGTGAAGGAGCGCCTGGAGCGCGAGTTTGGCCTGGACCTCATCGCCACGAGCCCGTCCGTGAACTACCACGTGTACAAGACGGACGGCAGTATGATAGAGATCACGAGCCCGCAGGACCTGCCCGACGTCACGCGCATCGAGCGGATCGAGGAGCCTTACCTGAAGGCGAAGGTCATCGTGCCGCCCGACTTCATGGGCGCCGTGATGCAGCTGGTGATCGACCACCGCGGTGAGACCCGCGACATGGTCTACCTCTCCGAAAAGTCGGTCGAGATGCACTTCGACATCCCGCTGGCCGAGCTGATCCTGGACTTCTTCGACCAGCTGAAGAGCCGCACGAAGGGCTACGCCTCGCTCGACTACGAGATGGGCGAGTACCGCGCGAGCGACCTGGTGAAGCTGGACATCCTGCTTGCCGGCGAGGTGGTGGACGCGCTCAGCTTCATCGTGCACCGCGACAAGGCGTACGACATGGCCCGTGCGCTGTGCGACAAGCTCAAGGAGATCATCCCGCGCCAGCAGTTCGAGGTGCCCATCCAGGGCGCCATCGGCAACAAGATCATCAGTCGCTCCACCGTGAAGGCGCACCGCAAGGACGTGCTCGCCAAGTGCTACGGCGGCGACATCAGCCGCAAGCGCAAGCTGCTCGAGAAGCAGAAGGAGGGCAAGAAGCGCATGAAGTCCATCGGCTCGGTCGAGGTGCCACAGGAGGCGTTCCTCGCCGTGCTGAAGGTGGACGACGAATGA
- the rpsT gene encoding 30S ribosomal protein S20, translating to MANIKSQKKRIITAEKARMRNKAVRSELKTAVKDVRAAVTAKDADAAQAAANKANRLLDKAASKGIIHKNQASNRKSGVQKLVNSLK from the coding sequence GTGGCTAACATCAAGTCTCAGAAGAAGCGCATCATCACCGCCGAGAAGGCGCGCATGCGCAACAAGGCAGTCCGCTCCGAGCTGAAGACTGCCGTCAAGGACGTCCGCGCCGCCGTCACCGCCAAGGATGCCGACGCCGCACAGGCTGCCGCCAACAAGGCCAACCGCCTCCTCGACAAGGCAGCATCCAAGGGCATCATCCACAAGAACCAGGCTTCCAACCGCAAGTCTGGCGTGCAGAAGCTGGTCAACTCCCTGAAGTAG
- the holA gene encoding DNA polymerase III subunit delta, with the protein MAKAALLPAYLIVGSDELKSRQAVTRLKGRLEPGLAAFNLDEHVAGPDLVPGDVVASLNTIPMGTGFRLVLITKAEKLPKPVSEAIIAYLKDPNPGCTLCLVATTLAKSTRLYKAVKAVGEHSIIDCAPKKRWQLAPTVVRMAAHYGMQTDEAAAAELVSRVGESTTMIDAQLRSLAALCRESGRITVADVERNVARTAEVKPWDFLDAVCARDAAKALGLYHLMQNPSQIALTSLLCGRIRELVCARSLAARGEGGLLASELGKQQWQVKNHLSWARHFADGELEGSLERCARCERALKGGDDPETTFVSLVLYVCGRA; encoded by the coding sequence ATGGCGAAGGCGGCGCTCTTGCCCGCATACCTCATAGTGGGCTCGGACGAGCTCAAGAGCCGACAGGCCGTGACCAGGCTGAAGGGAAGGCTCGAGCCAGGGCTTGCCGCGTTCAACCTGGACGAGCACGTGGCGGGGCCGGACCTTGTGCCCGGAGACGTCGTGGCCTCGCTCAACACCATCCCCATGGGGACGGGCTTCAGGCTCGTACTTATAACGAAGGCCGAGAAGCTTCCGAAGCCCGTATCGGAAGCGATCATCGCCTACCTCAAGGACCCGAACCCCGGCTGCACGCTCTGCCTCGTGGCGACGACGCTCGCGAAGTCGACGCGCCTGTACAAGGCCGTGAAGGCGGTCGGCGAGCATTCGATAATCGACTGCGCCCCGAAGAAACGCTGGCAGCTGGCGCCGACGGTCGTGCGCATGGCCGCGCACTACGGCATGCAGACGGACGAGGCGGCCGCGGCGGAGCTCGTGAGCCGCGTGGGCGAGTCGACCACGATGATCGACGCGCAGCTGAGGTCCCTTGCGGCGCTCTGTCGCGAAAGCGGGCGCATCACCGTCGCGGACGTGGAGCGAAACGTCGCGCGGACGGCCGAGGTGAAGCCGTGGGACTTCCTGGACGCGGTGTGCGCGCGCGACGCTGCAAAGGCGCTCGGCCTGTACCACCTGATGCAGAACCCGTCTCAGATCGCGCTCACGTCGCTTCTGTGCGGGCGCATCCGCGAGCTGGTGTGCGCGAGGTCGCTTGCAGCCAGGGGAGAGGGCGGGCTCCTCGCCTCCGAGCTCGGCAAGCAGCAGTGGCAGGTGAAGAACCACCTCTCGTGGGCACGACACTTCGCGGACGGCGAGCTCGAGGGCTCGCTCGAGCGCTGCGCGAGGTGCGAGCGCGCGCTCAAGGGTGGCGACGACCCGGAGACAACGTTCGTCTCGCTCGTCCTCTACGTGTGCGGACGGGCGTAG
- the dnaJ gene encoding molecular chaperone DnaJ has protein sequence MASKDYYEILGVERDADAKTIKRAFLKKARVLHPDVNKEPDAEEKFKEVNEAYSVLSDERKRANYDRYGTAEGPGGFGSDYVDMSDIFGGGFGINDIFDSFFGGGQGGGTSRAARTRGRDMGITLRVTLEEAAAGCTKTIAYDRLAPCDDCGGTGVAEGGHVKTCDSCHGTGRVVEVQRTIFGQMQTQTTCPACHGSGKVVDKPCETCEGQGRTPSRETVDVKIPAGVHSGQSLTVKGKGEAGVRGDASGDLVVRVEVAESETFQRQGDDLFCRVAVDSLQAIVGTTVRMRGILPDDEVVVEVPAGCSYGQQVRVERMGMPRMGTTARGSLIAVIQVVPPKGLTAEQLDDIRMIVDARGEKDAAGEPKAKPAQDGADFAGTRKKPKFKGRGRRNGRSK, from the coding sequence GTGGCCTCTAAAGACTATTACGAGATTCTGGGCGTCGAGCGCGACGCCGACGCGAAGACGATCAAGCGAGCCTTTCTGAAGAAGGCGCGCGTGCTCCACCCCGACGTCAACAAGGAGCCCGACGCGGAGGAGAAGTTCAAGGAGGTCAACGAGGCGTACTCCGTCCTTTCGGACGAGCGCAAGCGCGCGAACTACGACCGCTACGGCACCGCGGAGGGGCCGGGCGGCTTTGGCTCGGACTACGTGGACATGTCGGACATCTTCGGCGGCGGCTTCGGCATCAACGACATCTTCGACTCGTTCTTTGGCGGCGGGCAGGGCGGCGGCACTTCTCGCGCCGCCCGCACGCGCGGACGCGACATGGGCATCACCCTCAGGGTCACGCTGGAGGAGGCTGCGGCCGGCTGCACGAAGACCATCGCATACGACCGACTTGCCCCGTGCGACGACTGCGGAGGCACCGGCGTCGCGGAGGGCGGCCACGTGAAGACGTGCGACAGTTGCCACGGCACCGGTCGCGTGGTCGAGGTTCAGCGCACGATCTTTGGCCAGATGCAGACGCAGACCACGTGTCCGGCGTGCCACGGGTCGGGCAAGGTCGTCGACAAACCGTGCGAGACCTGCGAGGGCCAGGGCCGCACCCCCTCGCGCGAGACCGTGGACGTGAAGATTCCCGCCGGCGTGCACTCCGGCCAGTCGCTTACCGTGAAGGGCAAGGGCGAGGCCGGCGTGCGTGGTGACGCGTCCGGCGACCTCGTCGTGCGCGTGGAGGTCGCGGAGAGCGAGACGTTCCAGCGCCAGGGCGACGACCTGTTCTGCCGCGTGGCGGTGGACTCGCTTCAGGCCATCGTCGGCACGACGGTGCGCATGCGCGGCATCCTTCCGGACGACGAGGTCGTGGTCGAGGTCCCCGCGGGCTGCTCCTACGGCCAGCAGGTGCGCGTGGAGCGCATGGGCATGCCGCGCATGGGCACCACGGCGCGCGGCAGCCTGATCGCCGTCATCCAGGTCGTGCCGCCGAAGGGCCTTACCGCCGAGCAGCTCGACGACATCCGCATGATCGTGGACGCACGGGGCGAGAAGGACGCGGCAGGCGAGCCGAAGGCAAAGCCTGCGCAGGACGGCGCTGACTTTGCAGGGACCCGCAAGAAGCCGAAGTTCAAGGGCCGCGGACGTCGCAACGGAAGGTCGAAGTGA
- a CDS encoding DnaJ domain-containing protein, with protein MASMNEKDYYAILGVSKDASTDEIRKAFQQKARKLHPDVNKAPDAEERFKEVSEAYAVLSDEQKRSRYDAMRSGSPFGAPAYGGSTQGYGAPSDPFAGADPFGWGFPFGGAAYRRTSTRRSRAYNPRAGADVTIDVELDQETARKGTRRGVTYQRYVACDVCHGSGSVVSEHAETCPTCGGSGHISLDLTGLFGFGVMEMECPECEGAGKVVADPCEACGGSGRVLSASEVVVDIPANSHDGDEVRVKGMGNAGTNGSSSGDFVCRVGVAAERVNALQARGFQTVGFMLPFLVLGAVSGTIVSMLPFLVIMAVIAGMQISRGGGVGHGGTWWKKAATHVGNGVLSGLLLALLMVLMFQCSPYARYSGGAGV; from the coding sequence ATGGCATCAATGAACGAGAAGGACTACTACGCGATCCTGGGCGTGAGCAAGGACGCGTCCACGGACGAGATACGCAAGGCCTTCCAGCAGAAGGCGCGCAAGCTCCACCCGGACGTGAACAAGGCGCCGGACGCGGAGGAGCGCTTCAAGGAGGTGTCCGAGGCGTACGCGGTGCTCTCGGACGAGCAGAAGCGCAGTCGCTACGACGCCATGCGCTCCGGCTCGCCGTTTGGCGCGCCCGCATACGGTGGGAGCACCCAGGGCTACGGAGCGCCGTCGGACCCGTTTGCCGGCGCCGACCCGTTTGGCTGGGGCTTCCCGTTTGGCGGGGCCGCCTACCGCCGCACGAGCACAAGGCGCTCCCGCGCGTACAACCCGCGCGCCGGCGCAGACGTCACGATCGACGTGGAGCTAGACCAGGAGACCGCCCGCAAGGGCACCAGGCGCGGCGTCACGTACCAGCGCTACGTGGCGTGCGACGTGTGCCACGGCAGCGGCTCGGTCGTAAGCGAGCACGCCGAGACGTGCCCCACGTGCGGCGGAAGCGGTCACATCAGCCTGGACCTGACGGGGCTCTTTGGCTTCGGCGTGATGGAGATGGAGTGCCCGGAGTGCGAGGGCGCCGGCAAGGTGGTCGCGGACCCGTGCGAGGCGTGCGGTGGGTCCGGACGCGTGCTGTCCGCGAGCGAGGTCGTGGTGGACATCCCCGCCAACTCGCACGACGGCGACGAGGTGCGCGTGAAGGGCATGGGCAACGCCGGCACGAACGGCTCCTCCTCCGGAGACTTCGTGTGCCGCGTGGGCGTGGCGGCGGAGCGCGTGAATGCGCTGCAGGCGCGTGGGTTCCAGACCGTGGGCTTCATGCTTCCGTTCTTGGTACTGGGGGCCGTGTCGGGCACGATCGTGTCCATGCTGCCGTTCCTGGTGATCATGGCGGTCATCGCGGGCATGCAGATCAGCCGCGGCGGTGGCGTGGGCCATGGCGGCACGTGGTGGAAGAAGGCCGCGACGCACGTGGGAAACGGCGTGCTTTCCGGCCTCCTGCTTGCGCTGCTCATGGTGCTCATGTTCCAGTGCAGCCCGTACGCGCGCTACTCCGGCGGCGCAGGCGTCTAG